In a single window of the Rhodamnia argentea isolate NSW1041297 chromosome 2, ASM2092103v1, whole genome shotgun sequence genome:
- the LOC115747927 gene encoding protein ROOT INITIATION DEFECTIVE 3, with the protein MEVVIASSSVGDAGIGCWDLHTGAEQLRHKSCASTARGLTSVGHRFLASSQLRDPSATSGSVFYWSWDRPQVEVKSFPTEPILPLAANSEGTYIVGGGVSGEIYLWEVPTGKLLRKWHAHYRGVTCLVFSDDDSLIVSGSEDGSVRVWSLFMIFDDMRRQEATHLYEHSFTGHALKVTDVVIGYGGSNAIIVSASEDRTCKVWSLSKGILLRNIVFPSMIYAIALDPGEHVFYAGSRDGKIYVAALNAESSSNDAYGLYIIGSLADHSKAVTCLAYSNSLNLLVSGSEDGMVRVSDPKSGNVVRMFRHSKGPINNVQIVRKQLGFNPRIVVNPQGSSRRHESALPPPLEKYTNSNDDDSDFRTVVTLHGASYGPLESPRISSNAMNEQIEELQRQSSSYAAEMELEGLKVDCKRSMQMVERWKQMYENLHQFCVDELLDINQAEPTKAGFT; encoded by the exons ATGGAGGTAGTGATCGCCTCCTCTTCCGTCGGCGACGCCGGCATCGGCTGCTGGGATCTCCACACCGGCGCCGAGCAGCTCCGCCACAAGTCCTGCGCCTCCACCGCCCGCGGCCTCACCTCCGTCGGCCACCGCTTCCTCGCCTCCTCTCAGCTCCGCGACCCCTCCGCCACTTCCGGCTCCGTCTTCTACTGGTCTTGGGATAGA CCCCAAGTGGAAGTTAAGAGCTTTCCCACCGAGCCAATTTTGCCGCTCGCAGCGAACAGCGAGGGCACGTACATTGTTGGCGGGGGTGTTTCTGGCGAAATTTACCTATGGGAG GTTCCAACTGGTAAACTGCTTAGAAAGTGGCATGCTCACTATAGGGGTGTTACTTGCTTGGTATTTTCGGACGATGATTCACTCATAGTCTCCGGGTCGGAGGACGGCTCTGTTAGAGTCTGGTCCCTTTTCAT gatatttgatgataTGAGGAGGCAAGAAGCAACTCATCTTTACGAGCATAGTTTTACTGGGCATGCACTGAAAGTAACTGATGTCGTGATTGGTTATGGCGGATCGAATGCAATTATCGTCTCAGCATCAGAGGATCGAACATGCAag GTATGGAGTTTATCCAAGGGGATATTGTTAAGAAACATTGTGTTTCCATCAATGATATATGCAATTGCATTGGATCCTGGGGAACATGTCTTCTATGCTGGCAGCAGGGATGGGAAGATATATGTTGCTGCTCTGAACGCGGAAAGCAGCTCTAATGATGCTTATGGATTGTACATAATCGGTTCATTGGCTGATCACAG CAAAGCTGTCACCTGTCTGGCTTACAGTAACAGCTTAAACCTACTAGTTTCTGGCTCAGAGGATGGTATGGTTAGAGTTTCGGACCCTAAAAGTGGCAATGTCGTACGGATGTTTCGGCATTCAAAAG GGCCTATTAACAATGTCCAAATTGTGAGGAAGCAATTAGGTTTCAACCCTCGAATAGTTGTAAATCCACAGGGCTCCTCAAGAAGGCATGAATCCGCTTTGCCTCCACCTCTAGAAAAATATACTAATTCAAATGATGATGATTCAGACTTCAGAACAGTTGTCACTCTGCATGGTGCTAGCTATGGACCCCTAGAGAGTCCACGCATCAGTTCAAATGCGATGAATGAACAAATTGAAGAACTACAG AGACAGTCTTCTTCCTATGCTGCTGAGATGGAGCTAGAGGGGCTAAAGGTGGATTGCAAAAGATCCATGCAAATGGTTGAAAGATGGAAGCAAATGTATGAAAATTTGCATCAATTTTGTGTAGACGAGCTTTTGGACATAAATCAAGCTGAGCCGACCAAAGCAGGTTTTACTTGA